One genomic region from Gossypium hirsutum isolate 1008001.06 chromosome D13, Gossypium_hirsutum_v2.1, whole genome shotgun sequence encodes:
- the LOC107919887 gene encoding serine/arginine-rich splicing factor SR30 isoform X3, whose amino-acid sequence MGRSSRTLYVGNLPGDTRMREVEDLFYKYGPIVDIDLKIPPRPPGYAFVEFEDPRDAEDAIRGRDGYNFDGNRLRVELAHGGRRPSSSVDRYSSYSGSSSRGPSRRSDYRVLVTGLPSSASWQDLKDHMRKAGDVCFSQVFRDRGGMTGIVDYTNYDDMKYAIRKLDDSEFRNAFSRAYIRVKEYDSRYDSRRSYSRSPSRSPYSRSPSRSYSYRSRSRSKSPRAKYLHRSLSVSRSVSPRSRSVSPARSYSRMVLDGCSLIKFCATAFKII is encoded by the exons ATGGGCCGCTCAAGCCGCACGCTCTATGTGGGCAATCTGCCTGGGGATACTCGTATGAGAGAAGTTGAAGATTTATTTTACAAg TATGGACCCATTGTTGATATTGACTTGAAGATCCCACCAAGGCCCCCTGGTTATGCATTTGTTGAG TTTGAGGATCCTCGTGATGCTGAAGATGCAATTCGTGGTCGAGATGGTTATAACTTTGATGGGAATCGTCTAAGG GTTGAACTTGCTCATGGTGGGCGAAGACCTTCTTCATCTGTGGATCGTTATAGTAGTTACAGTGGTAGCAGTAGCCGTGGGCCCTCCAGGCGCTCTGACTATCGTG TTTTGGTGACTGGTTTACCTTCTTCTGCTTCATGGCAAGACCTAAAG GATCACATGCGAAAAGCTGGGGATGTCTGTTTCTCTCAAGTGTTTCGTGATCGTGGAG GCATGACAGGGATTGTAGATTACACGAACTATGATGATATGAAATATGCT ATAAGGAAGCTTGATGACTCTGAGTTTCGAAATGCATTTAGCCGGGCTTACATACGG gtgaagGAGTATGATTCAAGATATGATTCTAGGCGCAGCTACTCTAGAAGTCCTAGTCGTAGCCCATATAGTCGAAGCCCTAGTCGCAGTTATAGTTATAGGAGCAGGAGCAGGAG CAAGTCTCCAAGGGCCAAATACTTACATCGGTCTCTATCTGTATCAAGGTCCGTCTCACCTCGTTCCCGTTCAGTGTCACCTGCCCGCTCCTATTCGAG
- the LOC107919887 gene encoding serine/arginine-rich splicing factor SR30 isoform X4, translating into MGRSSRTLYVGNLPGDTRMREVEDLFYKYGPIVDIDLKIPPRPPGYAFVEFEDPRDAEDAIRGRDGYNFDGNRLRVELAHGGRRPSSSVDRYSSYSGSSSRGPSRRSDYRVLVTGLPSSASWQDLKDHMRKAGDVCFSQVFRDRGGMTGIVDYTNYDDMKYAIRKLDDSEFRNAFSRAYIRVKEYDSRYDSRRSYSRSPSRSPYSRSPSRSYSYRSRSRRSVSPRSRSVSPARSYSRMVLDGCSLIKFCATAFKII; encoded by the exons ATGGGCCGCTCAAGCCGCACGCTCTATGTGGGCAATCTGCCTGGGGATACTCGTATGAGAGAAGTTGAAGATTTATTTTACAAg TATGGACCCATTGTTGATATTGACTTGAAGATCCCACCAAGGCCCCCTGGTTATGCATTTGTTGAG TTTGAGGATCCTCGTGATGCTGAAGATGCAATTCGTGGTCGAGATGGTTATAACTTTGATGGGAATCGTCTAAGG GTTGAACTTGCTCATGGTGGGCGAAGACCTTCTTCATCTGTGGATCGTTATAGTAGTTACAGTGGTAGCAGTAGCCGTGGGCCCTCCAGGCGCTCTGACTATCGTG TTTTGGTGACTGGTTTACCTTCTTCTGCTTCATGGCAAGACCTAAAG GATCACATGCGAAAAGCTGGGGATGTCTGTTTCTCTCAAGTGTTTCGTGATCGTGGAG GCATGACAGGGATTGTAGATTACACGAACTATGATGATATGAAATATGCT ATAAGGAAGCTTGATGACTCTGAGTTTCGAAATGCATTTAGCCGGGCTTACATACGG gtgaagGAGTATGATTCAAGATATGATTCTAGGCGCAGCTACTCTAGAAGTCCTAGTCGTAGCCCATATAGTCGAAGCCCTAGTCGCAGTTATAGTTATAGGAGCAGGAGCAGGAG GTCCGTCTCACCTCGTTCCCGTTCAGTGTCACCTGCCCGCTCCTATTCGAG